One genomic window of Trichlorobacter lovleyi includes the following:
- a CDS encoding GAF and HD-GYP domain-containing protein: MRDYNETLQQLLNFGLDISQIKDIDFLLEKILSEARRFTGCDAGTIYIKDGNWLAARYSQNDTVNTQLAPHRKSVYSNITMRVDNTSIAGYVAATGNQLNIPDVYHLDANLPYSFNRSFDDLTNYRTTSQLVLPLTSMRGETVGVLQLINAMDAAGQVTSFDGNDENGISYFAVTAANAIERAKMTREIILRMNRMAELRDPKETGPHVNRVAAYSVALYEGWAARKGLEQDEIDRTRDILRMAAMLHDVGKVAISDSILKKPGRFTPEEYDVMKLHTVYGARLFPDVYSELDESAAAVALNHHERWDGNGYPGHISLATLKPLPGYEKEDGTARGKKGEEIPLFGRIVAIADVYDALSNRRCYKEAWDPAAVVDELKKDAGTVFDPELMDVFLDSIDTIRQIGTQFPDDADAHA; encoded by the coding sequence ATGAGAGATTATAATGAGACATTACAGCAGCTTCTTAATTTTGGCCTTGATATCTCCCAGATCAAGGATATCGACTTCCTGCTTGAAAAGATCCTTTCCGAGGCCCGACGCTTCACCGGCTGCGATGCCGGCACCATCTACATCAAAGACGGCAACTGGCTGGCAGCCCGCTACTCACAGAACGACACGGTTAATACCCAGTTGGCGCCCCACCGCAAATCGGTCTACTCAAACATAACCATGAGGGTCGATAACACCTCCATTGCCGGTTATGTGGCTGCCACCGGCAACCAGCTCAATATCCCGGATGTCTACCATCTGGATGCCAACCTGCCCTACTCTTTTAACCGTTCCTTTGATGACTTGACCAACTACCGCACCACCTCGCAACTGGTCCTGCCGCTGACCAGCATGCGGGGCGAGACCGTGGGGGTGTTGCAGCTGATCAACGCCATGGATGCTGCTGGCCAGGTCACCTCCTTTGACGGCAACGATGAAAACGGCATCAGCTACTTTGCCGTGACCGCCGCCAACGCCATTGAACGGGCCAAAATGACCCGCGAGATCATCCTGCGGATGAACCGGATGGCTGAGCTGCGGGACCCCAAAGAGACCGGGCCCCACGTCAACCGTGTGGCAGCCTACTCGGTGGCGCTCTATGAAGGATGGGCAGCCCGCAAGGGGCTGGAACAGGATGAGATCGACCGCACCCGCGACATCCTGCGGATGGCCGCCATGCTGCACGATGTGGGCAAGGTGGCCATCTCCGACAGTATCCTGAAGAAACCGGGCCGTTTCACCCCGGAAGAGTACGACGTCATGAAACTGCACACCGTTTATGGCGCCCGGCTGTTTCCCGATGTCTACTCAGAACTGGACGAGTCTGCGGCAGCAGTCGCCCTGAATCACCACGAACGCTGGGATGGCAACGGCTACCCCGGTCATATCAGCCTGGCGACCCTGAAGCCGTTGCCGGGCTATGAAAAAGAGGATGGTACGGCCCGTGGCAAAAAAGGGGAGGAGATCCCCCTCTTTGGCAGGATTGTGGCGATTGCCGATGTCTATGACGCCCTCTCAAACCGGCGCTGTTATAAAGAGGCCTGGGATCCGGCTGCGGTGGTGGATGAGCTGAAGAAAGATGCCGGCACGGTCTTCGATCCTGAATTGATGGATGTATTTCTGGACAGCATCGACACCATCCGCCAGATCGGCACACAGTTCCCGGATGATGCCGATGCCCACGCTTGA
- the gcvPA gene encoding aminomethyl-transferring glycine dehydrogenase subunit GcvPA, with the protein MNTSHYCPHTPEEIQEMLAAIGVSSVEELFAPIPVELRCSTFNLPAGMSEFETYAKLQAVAADNNQNLSLFIGGGFYDHVIPAAVDHLSGRAEFYTAYTPYQPECSQGTLQALFEYQTAICRLTGLDVSNASLYDGATGLAEAALMAMRATNRTKVVVDGCVSPIARQVLATYLSNQDAELVELPPLDGLLNRDELAKQLDGNTAAVLVQYPNVFGGVEDFSGLADQAHAAGALLVTAVYPVALGILKSPGELGADIAVGDGQSLGNPLSFGGPSFGFIAAKKSHIRNMPGRIVGETVDKNGKRGFVLTLQAREQHIKRHKATSNICSNQSLCALRGLIFLAAIGKQGLADLARLNRDKAEYAKARLAELPGVVVLQTAPTFNEFTISLPKPAETVVAALLDKGIAAGLPLGRFYAGSENMLVVTVTEKRSKKEIDQLVKALEVALCN; encoded by the coding sequence ATGAACACCAGTCACTATTGCCCCCATACTCCTGAAGAGATTCAGGAGATGCTGGCTGCCATCGGCGTTTCCAGTGTCGAGGAACTGTTTGCCCCGATTCCGGTAGAGCTGCGCTGCAGCACCTTTAACCTGCCTGCCGGCATGTCTGAATTTGAGACCTATGCCAAGCTGCAGGCGGTTGCTGCCGATAACAATCAGAACCTGTCGCTGTTCATCGGTGGCGGATTCTATGACCATGTCATTCCGGCCGCGGTTGACCATCTCTCCGGCCGGGCCGAGTTCTATACCGCCTACACCCCCTATCAGCCGGAATGCTCCCAGGGAACCCTGCAGGCCTTGTTTGAGTACCAGACCGCCATCTGCCGTCTGACCGGCCTGGATGTCAGCAACGCCTCGCTCTACGATGGCGCCACCGGTCTGGCCGAGGCCGCCCTGATGGCAATGCGTGCCACCAACCGGACCAAGGTGGTGGTGGATGGCTGTGTCTCTCCGATTGCCCGTCAGGTACTGGCCACCTACCTCTCCAATCAGGATGCAGAACTGGTGGAGCTGCCCCCCCTGGATGGCCTGCTGAACCGGGACGAACTGGCAAAACAGCTGGATGGCAACACCGCTGCGGTGCTGGTGCAGTATCCCAACGTCTTTGGCGGGGTGGAGGATTTCTCCGGCCTGGCTGATCAGGCCCATGCTGCCGGCGCCCTGCTGGTAACCGCGGTCTACCCGGTCGCCCTGGGCATCTTGAAGTCACCGGGTGAGCTGGGGGCTGACATTGCCGTGGGTGATGGTCAGTCACTGGGCAATCCGCTCTCCTTTGGCGGCCCTTCCTTCGGCTTTATTGCCGCCAAGAAGTCACATATCCGCAACATGCCGGGCCGGATCGTGGGTGAGACGGTGGATAAAAACGGCAAGCGCGGTTTCGTGCTGACCCTGCAGGCCCGGGAGCAGCACATCAAGCGCCACAAGGCCACCTCCAACATCTGCAGCAACCAGTCGCTCTGCGCCCTGCGCGGCCTGATCTTCCTGGCTGCCATCGGCAAACAGGGGCTGGCTGACCTGGCCCGCCTGAACCGGGACAAGGCCGAGTATGCCAAGGCCCGTCTGGCAGAACTGCCGGGTGTGGTGGTGCTGCAGACCGCTCCAACCTTTAACGAGTTTACCATCAGCCTGCCGAAACCGGCGGAAACGGTGGTGGCGGCCCTGTTGGACAAGGGGATTGCTGCCGGTCTGCCGCTGGGCCGGTTCTATGCCGGATCGGAAAACATGCTGGTGGTGACGGTGACTGAAAAACGCAGCAAAAAAGAGATTGATCAGCTGGTGAAGGCGCTGGAGGTGGCACTATGCAACTGA
- a CDS encoding DUF3617 domain-containing protein — protein sequence MKGTAVFVLGAVLLVSTGAFAADSIREGYWEVTSQTEMPGMPMKIPASTIKHCYTKEDVKDQKKVIAREKNCTLTDYRVSGNKVVWAMKCTGQNAGTFNGETIFSQDSYASIMKMKSQGHAMTVKVKGKRIGECPKK from the coding sequence ATGAAAGGTACCGCTGTTTTTGTGCTGGGGGCTGTGTTGCTGGTGTCAACAGGGGCGTTTGCCGCCGACAGTATCCGTGAAGGCTACTGGGAGGTTACCTCGCAGACCGAGATGCCCGGCATGCCGATGAAGATTCCTGCCTCAACCATCAAACACTGCTACACCAAAGAGGATGTCAAGGATCAGAAGAAGGTGATCGCCCGGGAGAAGAACTGCACCCTGACCGATTACCGGGTGTCCGGCAACAAGGTGGTCTGGGCCATGAAATGCACCGGGCAAAATGCCGGTACCTTTAACGGTGAAACCATCTTCAGCCAGGATTCCTATGCCTCAATCATGAAGATGAAGAGTCAGGGCCATGCCATGACCGTCAAGGTAAAGGGAAAACGGATCGGCGAGTGTCCCAAAAAATAA
- a CDS encoding flavin reductase family protein: MRQLQLSKAFTLIEAGPVVLVTTHDGQKDNIMTISWTMVLDFTPLFAIATGAWNHSFLALQQTRECVIAIPTVDLLDTVVGIGTCSGADTDKFARFGLTPVQGKVVRPPLIKECLANIECKVIDMIKKHNIVVLEGVAAYLDTARKEKRTVHAVGDGTFIVDGHSIDRREMMASKIPSGV, encoded by the coding sequence ATGCGACAATTACAGCTGAGCAAGGCCTTTACCCTGATAGAAGCCGGGCCTGTTGTCCTCGTGACGACTCATGATGGTCAGAAGGACAACATCATGACCATCTCCTGGACGATGGTGCTGGATTTCACCCCGCTATTTGCCATTGCCACGGGTGCATGGAATCACTCCTTTCTGGCACTGCAACAGACCAGGGAGTGTGTCATTGCGATCCCCACGGTTGATCTGCTCGATACGGTGGTCGGCATAGGGACATGCTCCGGAGCGGACACCGACAAGTTTGCCCGTTTTGGGCTTACGCCTGTGCAGGGCAAGGTCGTCAGGCCGCCCCTGATCAAGGAGTGCCTCGCCAACATAGAGTGCAAGGTGATCGACATGATTAAGAAGCACAACATCGTCGTGCTAGAGGGGGTTGCCGCGTACCTCGATACAGCACGCAAGGAAAAGCGCACGGTTCACGCTGTTGGCGACGGAACCTTCATTGTCGACGGGCATTCGATTGATCGCAGGGAGATGATGGCCTCCAAGATTCCATCCGGTGTGTAG
- the cmoB gene encoding tRNA 5-methoxyuridine(34)/uridine 5-oxyacetic acid(34) synthase CmoB: MKCYDALYPQLAAMGQERWAEQLQNTLSEERLLERYGDMPEWLSALQALPELRPSCIDLQDSVTIGSSSDLGHISHEELIAQLQAFHPWRKGPYTVFGVEIETEWRSDWKWDRLLPHIQPLAGRRVLDVGCGNGYHGWRMRGAGADFVLGIEPFLVSVMQFQVMQRYLQDPQHQVIPIGVEDLPANLACFDSVFSMGVLYHRRSPLDHLLELKGCLRPGGQLILETLIVEGDQETIFMPAGRYAKMRNVWFLPSIPAMILWLQRCGFTEIACVNTNRTSHGEQHATDWMRFESLADYLDPNDESKTIEGHPAPLRAIFIATRP; this comes from the coding sequence ATGAAATGCTACGATGCACTCTATCCGCAGCTTGCTGCCATGGGGCAGGAACGTTGGGCTGAACAGCTGCAAAACACCCTGTCCGAGGAACGGCTGCTTGAACGGTACGGCGATATGCCGGAATGGCTCAGCGCCCTGCAGGCGCTGCCGGAGTTACGGCCCTCCTGCATTGATCTGCAGGACTCGGTGACCATCGGTTCAAGCAGCGATCTTGGCCATATCAGCCACGAAGAGCTGATCGCCCAGCTGCAGGCCTTTCACCCCTGGCGTAAAGGCCCCTACACCGTTTTCGGCGTTGAGATTGAGACTGAGTGGCGTTCTGACTGGAAGTGGGATCGCCTGCTGCCGCACATCCAGCCGCTGGCCGGACGCAGGGTCCTGGATGTGGGCTGCGGTAACGGCTACCATGGCTGGCGTATGCGTGGCGCTGGTGCCGACTTTGTGCTCGGTATTGAACCGTTTCTGGTTTCGGTGATGCAGTTTCAGGTCATGCAGCGCTACCTGCAGGATCCACAGCACCAGGTCATCCCGATCGGCGTTGAAGATCTGCCTGCCAACCTTGCCTGCTTTGACAGCGTCTTCTCCATGGGGGTGCTCTACCATCGCCGCTCCCCCCTTGACCATCTGCTTGAGTTAAAGGGCTGCCTGCGCCCGGGGGGACAGTTGATTCTGGAGACGCTGATTGTTGAAGGGGATCAGGAGACGATCTTCATGCCAGCGGGGCGTTACGCCAAGATGCGCAATGTCTGGTTCCTGCCGTCAATACCGGCCATGATCTTGTGGTTGCAGCGTTGTGGCTTTACTGAGATTGCCTGCGTCAACACCAATCGCACCAGCCATGGGGAACAACACGCGACAGACTGGATGCGTTTTGAGTCGCTGGCGGATTACCTTGACCCGAATGATGAATCAAAGACCATTGAAGGACACCCGGCACCGCTGCGGGCGATCTTTATTGCAACCAGGCCGTAG
- the gcvT gene encoding glycine cleavage system aminomethyltransferase GcvT has translation MSDQTETLQVTPLNRQHRALGALMAPFGGWDMPIQYEGIIAEHRWCREQAALFDICHMGEFQFTGDIVASGLEDLFTFSITAIPVGRSKYGFLLNEQGGIIDDLIVFRQAEDQAMIVVNAATAPNDFKVIQSRLKGGQFSDITAVTAKLDLQGPRSREVLVDLLGGWVAEIPYFKFVQQTVLGVPAIVSRTGYTGELGYEIFLPADKVGELWEKLLADERVKPAGLGARDVLRLEVGYSLYGSDIDEATTPLEADLAAFVKLDKQFVGKEALLQQKEQALKRVKVAFKVTSRRTPRHGFGIFDGEKQIGEVTSGVFSPMLGCGIGLGYVEPGYAALGTSLSIRQDRAAMEAAVCSVPFYDQGSVRS, from the coding sequence ATGAGCGATCAGACCGAGACACTGCAGGTTACCCCCCTGAACCGGCAGCACCGTGCCCTGGGGGCCCTGATGGCGCCCTTTGGCGGCTGGGATATGCCGATCCAGTACGAGGGGATCATTGCCGAGCACCGTTGGTGCCGCGAGCAGGCAGCCCTGTTCGATATCTGCCATATGGGAGAGTTCCAGTTCACGGGTGATATCGTTGCCAGCGGACTCGAGGACCTGTTTACCTTTTCCATCACCGCCATCCCGGTCGGCCGCTCCAAGTACGGATTTCTGCTGAACGAGCAGGGCGGGATCATTGACGACCTGATCGTGTTCCGTCAGGCAGAAGATCAGGCCATGATTGTGGTCAATGCTGCCACCGCCCCGAATGATTTCAAGGTGATCCAGTCCCGCCTGAAGGGGGGCCAGTTCAGCGACATCACCGCTGTCACTGCCAAGCTTGACCTGCAGGGGCCCCGCTCCCGTGAGGTGCTGGTAGACCTGCTGGGTGGCTGGGTGGCTGAGATCCCGTATTTCAAATTCGTGCAGCAGACGGTGCTGGGGGTGCCGGCCATTGTCAGCCGTACCGGCTACACCGGTGAGCTGGGCTATGAGATCTTCCTGCCGGCCGATAAAGTAGGCGAGCTGTGGGAAAAACTGCTGGCCGACGAACGGGTGAAACCTGCCGGTCTGGGGGCACGGGACGTGCTGCGTCTGGAAGTGGGCTACTCGCTCTACGGCAGTGATATTGACGAGGCAACCACACCGCTTGAAGCCGATCTGGCGGCCTTTGTCAAACTGGACAAACAGTTCGTGGGCAAAGAGGCGCTGCTGCAGCAAAAGGAACAGGCCTTGAAGCGGGTCAAGGTGGCCTTTAAGGTTACTTCACGTCGCACCCCACGCCACGGTTTCGGTATTTTTGATGGTGAAAAGCAGATCGGCGAGGTGACCAGCGGGGTCTTTTCACCCATGCTGGGTTGCGGCATCGGCCTGGGCTATGTTGAGCCGGGCTATGCGGCGCTTGGCACCAGTCTCAGCATCAGGCAGGACCGGGCCGCGATGGAGGCGGCGGTCTGTTCCGTGCCGTTTTATGATCAAGGGTCAGTACGCAGCTAA
- a CDS encoding FRG domain-containing protein — protein sequence MPPRLIELRINSWKEIHDISELLTPYVFRGQCDADWALSTSLERCFKRFNPPLNIPHNREYWMLHEFKRKYHLYSSTSPSETDNFEWLAIMQHHGCPTRLLDFTYSIFLAAFFSVIDAETDSAIWAINQWDLKESLKKHFQLKFSPDTLRDGMNIHHIELANSFFGKRKTDHTFIIPAEPKSSQSASQGSRGCL from the coding sequence ATGCCTCCTAGACTTATTGAGTTACGAATCAATTCCTGGAAAGAAATACACGATATCTCAGAGTTACTTACCCCTTACGTCTTCAGAGGACAATGTGATGCAGATTGGGCTTTATCTACATCACTGGAGAGATGCTTTAAACGGTTTAACCCTCCTCTAAACATCCCACACAACAGGGAATATTGGATGTTGCATGAGTTTAAAAGGAAATACCACCTTTACTCCTCAACATCTCCAAGCGAGACAGATAATTTTGAATGGCTAGCAATAATGCAGCATCATGGTTGTCCGACAAGACTTCTGGATTTTACATATTCTATATTTTTAGCAGCATTCTTTTCCGTCATTGATGCAGAAACTGATTCAGCGATTTGGGCTATAAATCAATGGGATTTAAAAGAAAGCTTGAAAAAACATTTCCAGTTAAAGTTCAGTCCTGACACCTTAAGGGATGGCATGAACATACATCATATTGAACTTGCCAACTCATTCTTCGGAAAAAGAAAAACAGATCATACCTTCATAATTCCAGCAGAACCGAAAAGCTCACAGAGCGCATCTCAAGGCAGCAGGGGTTGTTTATAA
- a CDS encoding DUF3089 domain-containing protein — protein MGCMAQLRKFAGVVTGLALLLMIGCGGGSSGSSVPDYSQTANWLVLSSSAIKNVDVFYIYPTAYKKATPSDPVFCAIDNPTMVQGAQRAYQQQATAFAPYANIFAPYYRQVDATYQLALPFDQQDENIRKVPGPDVIAAFEYYLQHYNNGRPFILVGHSQGAAVLKYLLADYMTLHPDVYQRMIAAYVIGQSITPQYLAQNSHLRFATGSSDTGVIVSWNTEAPTTTIPNPVTQPGGIAINPITWTLGENTAAASQNLGSLQLDATGFPVLDQYGEILRVTGLADARVDQAKGVVICSTVNPAVYNAYGIYHNFDIPFYFFNLRQNAADRIAHYFSANSGS, from the coding sequence ATGGGATGCATGGCGCAGCTTCGTAAATTCGCAGGTGTCGTTACCGGCCTCGCACTACTGCTGATGATCGGCTGCGGGGGCGGCAGCTCCGGTTCATCTGTCCCTGATTACTCGCAAACCGCGAACTGGCTGGTCCTCTCCTCATCGGCTATTAAAAATGTGGATGTCTTCTACATATATCCGACGGCCTATAAAAAGGCCACCCCGAGTGACCCCGTCTTCTGCGCCATTGACAACCCAACCATGGTGCAGGGCGCGCAGCGGGCCTATCAGCAACAGGCTACTGCCTTTGCACCCTATGCCAACATCTTTGCCCCCTACTACCGGCAGGTGGACGCCACCTATCAGTTGGCACTCCCTTTCGACCAGCAGGACGAAAACATCCGGAAAGTGCCGGGCCCCGATGTCATTGCGGCCTTTGAGTACTATCTGCAGCACTATAACAACGGCCGTCCCTTTATCCTTGTCGGTCATTCACAGGGCGCAGCCGTGCTCAAGTATCTCCTGGCGGACTACATGACGCTACACCCTGACGTCTATCAGCGGATGATCGCGGCGTACGTCATCGGCCAGTCGATCACCCCGCAGTACCTGGCGCAGAATTCCCACCTGCGGTTTGCCACGGGCAGCAGCGACACAGGCGTTATCGTCTCTTGGAACACTGAGGCTCCCACTACCACCATACCGAATCCCGTCACACAACCGGGTGGCATCGCTATCAATCCGATCACCTGGACGTTGGGCGAAAATACGGCAGCTGCCTCCCAGAACCTCGGCTCACTTCAGTTGGATGCAACCGGGTTTCCGGTGCTTGATCAGTACGGAGAAATTCTGCGCGTCACCGGTCTGGCCGATGCGCGGGTTGACCAAGCCAAGGGAGTGGTGATCTGCAGCACCGTCAATCCGGCCGTCTACAATGCCTATGGTATCTACCATAATTTCGACATACCATTCTACTTCTTCAATCTCAGACAGAACGCCGCCGACCGGATCGCGCACTATTTCTCTGCAAATAGCGGGAGCTGA
- the cmoA gene encoding carboxy-S-adenosyl-L-methionine synthase CmoA, translating to MTKKTDAIYASPLQDIIDFQFDERVVAVFPDMIQRSVPGYGMIIANIGIIAARYAQPGSHCYDLGCSLGAASLAMRQRITTPDCDIIAVDNSPAMIERARELLALDNGPSIPVTMLCSDLQEVTIENGSVVVLNFTLQFIPPPQRLALLQRIYAGLNPGGILILSEKIAFSEPGRQQLHTALHHDFKRANGYSDLEISQKRSALENVMIPEPLAVHQKRLQKAGFSCAELWFQCFNFASLVAIK from the coding sequence GTGACAAAAAAAACCGACGCCATCTATGCCTCCCCCCTCCAGGATATCATCGATTTCCAGTTTGATGAGCGGGTCGTTGCGGTGTTTCCCGACATGATCCAGCGCTCGGTGCCGGGCTACGGCATGATCATAGCCAATATCGGCATCATTGCCGCCAGGTACGCCCAGCCCGGAAGTCACTGCTATGACCTCGGCTGCTCCCTTGGGGCGGCAAGCCTGGCCATGCGCCAGCGGATCACCACGCCGGACTGTGACATTATTGCGGTGGACAACTCTCCGGCAATGATTGAGCGTGCCCGGGAGCTGCTGGCCCTTGATAACGGACCGTCCATTCCGGTGACGATGCTCTGCAGCGATCTGCAGGAGGTAACGATTGAGAACGGGTCGGTCGTGGTGCTTAACTTCACCCTGCAGTTCATCCCACCGCCACAACGGCTGGCACTGCTGCAGCGGATCTATGCCGGGCTTAATCCGGGCGGTATCCTGATCCTCTCGGAGAAGATCGCCTTTAGCGAACCGGGGCGGCAACAGCTGCATACGGCACTGCACCATGACTTCAAACGGGCCAATGGCTACAGTGATCTGGAGATCAGTCAGAAGCGCTCAGCCCTGGAAAACGTGATGATCCCGGAGCCCCTTGCGGTGCATCAAAAGCGGTTGCAGAAGGCCGGTTTTTCCTGCGCTGAGCTGTGGTTTCAATGCTTTAACTTTGCCTCTTTGGTTGCGATAAAATGA
- the gcvPB gene encoding aminomethyl-transferring glycine dehydrogenase subunit GcvPB translates to MQLIYEKSVSGRRGVMLPLSDVPAAAELPQNLLRSETAALPELSELDMVRHFTNLSRRNFSVDTNFYPLGSCTMKYNAKVLENAANLFAPLHPLTAFLPGGAELCQGALGMLYDLGQMLADITGMDEVTTQPLAGAHGEMTGMLLVAAYHKAKGNKKKYVVVPDSSHGTNPASAAMVGYEIITIPTAPYGDMDLELFKQAMNNEVAAVMMTCPNTLGLFNPHIKEIADIAHSHDALMYYDGANLNAIMGKVRPGDVGFDVVHVNLHKTFGTPHGGGGPGSGPVGVKKSLIPFLPMPRIIHDEVSGTLQIQTDNPLSIGRTANFFGNFGVMVKAYTYMIMLGREGLIQVSEQAVLNANYIKGKLKDWFDLPYSQTCMHEVVFSASKQLAQGVHAIDIAKFLIDKGYHPPTVYFPLIVKEAIMIEPTETESKATMDAFIEVMIEAARQAEADPDSFAAMPVSMPVTRLDETRAARSQTVCCLG, encoded by the coding sequence ATGCAACTGATTTATGAAAAATCCGTCTCCGGCCGCCGTGGTGTGATGCTGCCGCTCTCTGATGTGCCTGCAGCTGCAGAGCTGCCGCAAAACCTGCTGCGTTCTGAAACTGCGGCCCTGCCTGAGTTGTCCGAGCTGGATATGGTGCGTCACTTTACCAACCTGTCCCGCCGCAATTTCTCGGTGGATACCAACTTCTACCCCCTGGGTTCCTGCACCATGAAATACAACGCCAAGGTGCTGGAAAACGCTGCCAATCTGTTTGCGCCGCTGCATCCCTTAACCGCCTTCCTGCCCGGTGGGGCAGAGCTGTGCCAGGGTGCGCTGGGGATGCTGTACGACCTGGGCCAGATGCTGGCCGACATCACCGGCATGGATGAGGTCACCACCCAGCCGCTGGCAGGCGCCCATGGCGAGATGACCGGCATGCTGCTGGTTGCGGCCTACCACAAGGCCAAGGGTAACAAGAAGAAATACGTGGTAGTGCCGGACTCATCCCACGGCACCAACCCGGCCTCGGCAGCCATGGTGGGCTATGAGATCATCACCATCCCTACGGCTCCCTACGGTGACATGGACCTGGAGCTGTTCAAGCAGGCCATGAACAATGAAGTGGCTGCGGTCATGATGACCTGTCCCAACACCCTGGGGCTGTTTAACCCGCACATCAAGGAAATTGCTGATATCGCCCACAGTCATGATGCCCTGATGTACTACGACGGCGCCAACCTGAACGCCATCATGGGCAAGGTGCGGCCCGGCGATGTGGGCTTTGACGTGGTACACGTCAACCTGCACAAGACCTTCGGTACCCCCCACGGTGGCGGCGGTCCAGGTTCCGGTCCGGTGGGGGTCAAGAAGAGCCTGATCCCGTTCCTGCCGATGCCCCGCATTATCCATGACGAGGTCAGCGGCACGCTGCAGATCCAGACCGACAATCCGCTCTCCATTGGCCGTACCGCCAACTTCTTCGGCAACTTCGGGGTCATGGTCAAGGCCTACACCTACATGATCATGCTGGGCCGGGAAGGGCTGATTCAGGTCTCCGAGCAGGCGGTGCTGAATGCCAACTACATCAAGGGAAAGCTGAAGGACTGGTTTGACCTGCCCTACAGCCAGACCTGCATGCATGAGGTGGTCTTCTCGGCCTCAAAACAGCTGGCCCAGGGTGTCCATGCCATTGATATTGCCAAGTTCCTGATCGACAAGGGCTATCATCCGCCCACGGTCTACTTCCCGCTGATCGTCAAAGAGGCGATCATGATTGAGCCGACCGAGACCGAGAGCAAGGCCACCATGGATGCCTTTATTGAGGTGATGATCGAGGCTGCCAGACAGGCCGAGGCTGATCCTGATTCCTTTGCAGCCATGCCGGTCAGCATGCCGGTTACCCGTCTGGATGAAACCAGGGCGGCACGCAGCCAGACCGTCTGCTGCCTCGGGTAG
- the gcvH gene encoding glycine cleavage system protein GcvH — protein sequence MSEIYFTKEHEWVKVSGSSAVCGISDHAAHELGDITFVELPAIGKVVKQEEVMAAIESVKAASDIYAPVSGKVVKVNSELDDAPEKVNESAEEEAWMVELELADAAELSKLMTKAQYEDYLKTL from the coding sequence ATGTCAGAGATCTATTTTACCAAAGAACATGAGTGGGTCAAAGTGAGCGGTAGCAGTGCCGTCTGCGGCATCAGTGATCATGCGGCCCATGAGCTGGGTGACATCACGTTTGTGGAGCTGCCGGCTATCGGCAAGGTGGTCAAGCAGGAAGAGGTCATGGCTGCCATTGAGTCGGTCAAGGCCGCCAGTGATATCTATGCCCCGGTTTCCGGCAAGGTGGTCAAGGTGAACTCGGAGCTGGATGATGCACCGGAAAAGGTGAACGAGTCCGCAGAAGAGGAGGCCTGGATGGTGGAGCTTGAACTGGCCGATGCAGCTGAGCTGTCAAAGCTGATGACCAAGGCACAGTACGAGGACTACCTTAAAACCCTGTAG